CGTTGCGTCTACGACGTCAATCCCCTGAACGATGGGACCAGCACGACCGAGCGTCTCGAAGCCTGGCTGCTGGACAATCTGATTTTTTCGGAAACGGCGTTTTCCGAGCAAACGTTCGCGCACAATGCCAGGCATGCGGAGGATTCCAACTATCTGACGCTGCAGATATACAAATCCGGCGGCTCCAAGGGCGTGTTTGGCAATAGGGATTGGCAGATGGAACCCGGTGAGGTTCATATTTACGACTTTTCCCGGGAGTTCCATTCTGTGGCGCAAAACTCAGTGGTTGCCGGCGTGACACTGCCACATTCCGCGATAGGGTACGATCCGGGAAAACACCCGGCTCATATGAGTTACGGCGCCAATTCTCCGATCGGCCAACTACTGAAAAATGCTGTGTTTTTGATGCAAAAACAGGCCCCTGACGTAAAGCCGGATGAGGCGCCCGAGCTGGCACGGGTGTTTTGCGGAATGTTAAGCGGCCTGATCCTGCCGCAAACGGAAGAAAGAGACACCAAAGCGACGAAGAGTCGGGCCGAGCGGCATGCGGACATGCGTGCTTATCTGGAGAGGAATCTTGGCGACCCAACACTTGGCATCGAGCACTTGCTGCGCACCTTTGCCGTATCGCGGCCGGCGATCTATCGCGATTTTGCCGATGTCGGCGGGGTGGCCGCCTATATCAACAAACGCCGGCTCGACCGCGCTTTTCACCAGCTTCTGTCCGCATCAGCAAAAGCTACCCGCGTGAAAGATGTTGCCAATCAGCTTGGCTTCCAGGATCCGGCCTATTTCAGCAGACTGTTTCGCCAACGCTTCGGCATCAGTCCGGTTGGCGCCCTGAATAGCCGGGGCATCTCAACGCCGTACGCTTCACAGGGCGACGCTTCGGACAATCAGTTCGCCGTGCGGGATCTGAGCAACTGGTTCAACACGATCTAGACGCAGCCGAGCAGATTTCAATTCTTCAACAGCCCCTCGGCCGTTGCCGCATCGGAAATCAACTCGGAAAGCAGTCCGGTCTTCAGGACGGCTTTGATCGCCGGAATTTTCGTCTCACCGAACGCCACGGCCGTGTTGCGTTTACCGCGCAGATCGTCGAGCCTGCAGGCCAGCATCCGCTGGCCGACATCACAATCGACCGGCTGACCTCCGGCATCGAGCAAGGTGCCGCACAAATCGGCCACGACGCCCTGCTTTCGCAGCCCGCTGATTTCCTCATCGTTCAGGAGGTTGAAAGCCGACAGAAATGAGCCGTCGTGGAGATGGCCAATGCCGATAAAGGTGCTTCCGGCCTGCCTTATCTTTTGGAAGGCAATCCGGGTGCCGGCCTGCGAAACCAGGACATCGCGATCGGCCTGGCTGTTGGCGAGGATCGGCGCGGCGATCGAATAGCCGGTTCCGCCGGTCCGGTCGGCCAGCCTCCTGATGACATCGGTTGAATGTTCGGTACGGAAAACGGAAAAATCACCGGTCAGACTGACAAATTCCGCAGCCGGAAAACTGACGCGCGGGAACGCAGCGGCCATTGCGGCCAGTGTCCGGCCGGCCCCCAGACCGAATACCACTCCCCTGTTGGCTTCAAGCTGGGCAAGAAGAGACTGCGCGGCCAGGGCAGCGACGCCGTCCGTCACGGATCTGACGTCAGACAGAACCGAAGGCACCAGACGGCAGGTTTCCAGACCGAAGGCACTGACCATGTCACGCTCAAGTTTCACCGTTGAAGCAGGACGCTCGCCGACAAACACGCGCACGGCTCCGCTCTCATGGGCCGCGCGCAGCAGGCGATGGACCGTTGCCTTTGACAGACCGCGCTGTTTGGCGATCTGCGCTTGCGTCAACCCTGCCACATAATGCAGCCAGGCCACGTCCACCGATGCGTCTTCCGGATCGTTCATCAAGGCTCCTCAGCTCAGCGCCCGCCAAAATGGCTTGAAATTTATTTCAGTCAAGATACAAATTTCAAATCGAAGTTGAAGGGGTTCTCATGTCCGATATCACAGACTTGAAGAAAGTGACGATTATCGGGGATCTTTTTATGCGGGCGGATGTTTTTGCAGATGCCTTGCGACAGCTTGACGGGGTCCGCTTCGACATCAGGACTTTCGAAACCGATTGGCCAGACAATCCGTTCGGGCCAGCCTTTGACGGCATCAGGGAATATCAGGGAAGCGCCGAAGCATCGGCT
This portion of the Hoeflea prorocentri genome encodes:
- a CDS encoding helix-turn-helix domain-containing protein, producing the protein MENATSLPSLRLDAEMVGARHCYDAWRETVRCVYDVNPLNDGTSTTERLEAWLLDNLIFSETAFSEQTFAHNARHAEDSNYLTLQIYKSGGSKGVFGNRDWQMEPGEVHIYDFSREFHSVAQNSVVAGVTLPHSAIGYDPGKHPAHMSYGANSPIGQLLKNAVFLMQKQAPDVKPDEAPELARVFCGMLSGLILPQTEERDTKATKSRAERHADMRAYLERNLGDPTLGIEHLLRTFAVSRPAIYRDFADVGGVAAYINKRRLDRAFHQLLSASAKATRVKDVANQLGFQDPAYFSRLFRQRFGISPVGALNSRGISTPYASQGDASDNQFAVRDLSNWFNTI
- a CDS encoding sugar-binding transcriptional regulator, which gives rise to MNDPEDASVDVAWLHYVAGLTQAQIAKQRGLSKATVHRLLRAAHESGAVRVFVGERPASTVKLERDMVSAFGLETCRLVPSVLSDVRSVTDGVAALAAQSLLAQLEANRGVVFGLGAGRTLAAMAAAFPRVSFPAAEFVSLTGDFSVFRTEHSTDVIRRLADRTGGTGYSIAAPILANSQADRDVLVSQAGTRIAFQKIRQAGSTFIGIGHLHDGSFLSAFNLLNDEEISGLRKQGVVADLCGTLLDAGGQPVDCDVGQRMLACRLDDLRGKRNTAVAFGETKIPAIKAVLKTGLLSELISDAATAEGLLKN